The Flammeovirga yaeyamensis genome segment TTGGAGAAAGTATCTATGGTATTGAAACGGCTTCACAACGTTTCTTCAATAAAAAAGTAAACGATTTGAGAATTGAAGAGGCGGCTGTTCTTATTGGGATGTTGAAGGCCAATACCTATTACAACCCCAGAAAATATCCTGAACATGCTTTGGAAAGACGTAATGTCGTTTTACATCAAATGATGAAATACGACTACATTACAAAATCACAATACGACTCATTAAGTAAACTCCCCATATCACTTGATTATGCCAATAAAGAAAATAATGGGATTGCTGACTACTTTTTATCAAGAGTAAAAATTAAGGCTCAATCTATTATCACGGAGTACAATCAGAAAAATGGAACACACTATGATATTGAGGCGGATGGATTAAAAATTCATACCACATTAAATTCCCAGCTTCAAAAATACGCTATCGAAGCAGTTGAACGTCAATTAAAAGAAAAGCAAGAAGCCTTACTTCAGCAGTATAAAATGCAGAAATATAAAACGGAGCTCCAGCAGATTATTGACAGAAAATTCAATCAACTAAATGTTGAGAATACGGTAAGTAAGCAGGAATATTTTACTTGGGAAGGAAATAAAGTCGATGATCTCTCGGTAAAAGATAGTATTAGAAATGAGTTGCTATTATTGCATGCTGGATATTTGGCGATACATCCTCAAAATGGAGAAGTGAAAGCCTATGTTGGTGGTATAGATTTCCAATCTCATCCATATGATCAAGTAATGGCGAAACGACAATTGGCTTCTACCTTTAAACCTATTTTATATGCTGTAGGACTTGAAAATGGATATTATCCTTGTAAATACATCAAAAATGAATTAGATGAAAATGAGGAAGGATGGAAGCCTAGTAACTATAGTAAGACTTCGGGAGGAATGTACAGTATGGCAGCTGCTTTAGCTAAATCATTAAACATTCCAACGGTAAGAATCTATAATAAAGTTCCATTTGATGATCTCAAAGAACTATGGGACAACCTTCAATTCGAAGAAGAAATAAAAGATTTCCCTTCTACTGCATTGGGTACCACAGATGCAAGTATTTGGGAACTATCCGAAGCATATGCCTCTTTTGCTAATGGCGGTTTTTATGTACAACCAAGCATGATTACTGAAATTATAGCGGCTGATGGCACGGTCTTATATACAGCTCCAAAAGTACCTTACTCACATCGAGTAATGCAAGAAAGTACGGCTATACAAATGACGGCCATGTTGCAAAAAGTAATGAACGAAGGTACGGGAGTAGGAATGAGAAGTAGATATGGTGTCACTTTACCATTAGCGGGTAAAACAGGTACTTCACAAAACTATGGAGATGCTTGGTTTGCTACCTACAATCCTAATTTAGTGATTATATCAAGAGTTGGTGCCTCGACCAATCAAATCCATTTTTCTTCTGGAAGAAATGGATCCGGTAGTGCATTGGCATTACCTATCACCGCTTATAGCTTGCAAAAAGTACAGAAGGATCGTCAGTTAAAACATTGGTTTATTCCATTTGATGCTACCCCTTCTTATTTATCAAATGCTATGAATTGTGAAGATTACAAAGAAGGAACTGACGTTGAGATGTTCTTTAAAAATATCTTCAAACCTAAATCCAAAGAAGAAAAACAAAAACGAAAGGAATTAAGAAAGGAAAAAAGGCAAAAAAGAAAGGAAAAACGAGGGATTTGATTAATATTACTATTCGAAATAAGCACACGCTCATAACCTTATAAAATGAACAAAATGGATTTTAAAGATCTGACCCATAAAGTGGTAAAACTAACAGAAACTGTAGGAGAATTTATTGCTATCGAAAGACAAAACTTCGATAGTTCTAAAATAGAATACAAAGGCCTTAACGATTTGGTATCTTATGTAGATAAAACTGCAGAGAAAAAACTTGTCGAAGGATTGACTACCCTTTTACCAGAAGCTGGTTTTATTGGTGAAGAAGGTACTAATAAACCTTCACAGAATGGTTTAACTTGGATTATCGATCCTTTAGATGGTACAACCAACTTTATTCATGGTGTGCCTATTTTCTCTATCAGTATCGCCTTAGTTTCTGAAAACGACTATTGTTTAGGCGTTGTTAGAGAAGTGAATCTAAACGAATGTTTTTATGCCTGGAAAGATGGTGGTGCATTTATGAATGGTGCCCCTATTCACGTTTCTAAGCAAACTAATTTGAAATCCGGCTTAATAGCAACTGGATTTCCTTATTACGATTTCAAAAAAATGCCTCAGTACATCAATATTTTAAAAGGTATGATGGAAGGGTCTCATGGTTTACGTAGAATGGGGTCTGCAGCTGTAGACTTAGCCTATGTTGCTTGTGGTCGTTTCGAAGGTTTTTTCGAGTACAACCTTAATCCTTGGGATGTAGCTGGAGGGGGAATTATTGTAAAAGAAGCTGGTGGAGTAGTCTCTACTTTTAGCAACAACGATAGTTACATAGAAGACAGAGAAAT includes the following:
- a CDS encoding inositol monophosphatase family protein; amino-acid sequence: MDFKDLTHKVVKLTETVGEFIAIERQNFDSSKIEYKGLNDLVSYVDKTAEKKLVEGLTTLLPEAGFIGEEGTNKPSQNGLTWIIDPLDGTTNFIHGVPIFSISIALVSENDYCLGVVREVNLNECFYAWKDGGAFMNGAPIHVSKQTNLKSGLIATGFPYYDFKKMPQYINILKGMMEGSHGLRRMGSAAVDLAYVACGRFEGFFEYNLNPWDVAGGGIIVKEAGGVVSTFSNNDSYIEDREIIAAAPSIHKEMQSIIYKKWNS
- a CDS encoding transglycosylase domain-containing protein; protein product: MNPINHYFQIILSFSKKHWKLLLVSFLGLMGIGILLLTLFLGGYFGPTYSDEEILSFQNDEASEVFSEDRVLLGKYFSENRTNAQFEDLPDYLIQALVATEDARYFEHEGVDSRSVLRVMVKSVLLGDKSSGGGSTITQQLAKNMFGRKDYGIFSMLINKSGEIKTAQQLERLYSKNEILALYLNTIPFGESIYGIETASQRFFNKKVNDLRIEEAAVLIGMLKANTYYNPRKYPEHALERRNVVLHQMMKYDYITKSQYDSLSKLPISLDYANKENNGIADYFLSRVKIKAQSIITEYNQKNGTHYDIEADGLKIHTTLNSQLQKYAIEAVERQLKEKQEALLQQYKMQKYKTELQQIIDRKFNQLNVENTVSKQEYFTWEGNKVDDLSVKDSIRNELLLLHAGYLAIHPQNGEVKAYVGGIDFQSHPYDQVMAKRQLASTFKPILYAVGLENGYYPCKYIKNELDENEEGWKPSNYSKTSGGMYSMAAALAKSLNIPTVRIYNKVPFDDLKELWDNLQFEEEIKDFPSTALGTTDASIWELSEAYASFANGGFYVQPSMITEIIAADGTVLYTAPKVPYSHRVMQESTAIQMTAMLQKVMNEGTGVGMRSRYGVTLPLAGKTGTSQNYGDAWFATYNPNLVIISRVGASTNQIHFSSGRNGSGSALALPITAYSLQKVQKDRQLKHWFIPFDATPSYLSNAMNCEDYKEGTDVEMFFKNIFKPKSKEEKQKRKELRKEKRQKRKEKRGI